In one window of bacterium DNA:
- a CDS encoding cellulose biosynthesis cyclic di-GMP-binding regulatory protein BcsB encodes MIFLKKMVYSFIAILLILEISPVSTQTLATGDQKEYFSIQVGSFSEAEKGKAIKIADILKDKGISQVRVEKISNVYTVRAGLYREIKEADKVLGEIKPLYPQALIKSVYYIPERIVYSHLSEIVKTEAQTKISKEQKSAVKEDIKEISERQDMFQVNFDRTISYSIPVFEDEKIFVTPVNTYSLWFELPDGLQFTSPFYLSLYYSYSETLIPGEGAITVFLNDIPVASRRFPSETKQPLPVLWKVDLPVKFLKTGFNEVKLVSRHRSSRELCADSENSANWFRWEPESCMVITRLPVTKLPLSLYPFPYLDKMLKSPVNAEWIVKENFSKEDLSLLLELASYWGYKNPSIPLNIKVQKGLKDRVEGNQIYFAGVELTSGSTGIGKGFIKNILINYDNRNFARLYISGDNSSGFNKAVKSLMTGMPSTSNFEYMEVSLVPDFKFDEPKDTYSRVYFYEIGISDIVLSGAFHQRAQFIVNRPVLSSLGKESYLYLRFRHSDALRPERSILSVSINGIFAGSVKLTEKNRDNGTLLIRIPLNQLTRNAWLVKIDVYHDIGSADCGKKYEEIAWTVIDDTSYLQLKPGRVKGYPYLEYFPYLKKSLSISPQIVNIWLPSNPSEGQLSTAATIAARAGQINRAPIKWNVYMGDSPATENFSKESIILISNPVDVEKLPEKVKQSMHILPLPNHYELKNKTLPLNYSPIENKVIVQASISPFDEKGVLYSILGNEASLYLFNQVLTNKKMLDRFSGGIVFITSLNKIHSFPIVDEWTLRKEIEEENSRYTIPMLLITIVVILLIILLIYTTIRLLIKPKNKNKKQPEEREQQV; translated from the coding sequence ATGATATTTCTGAAAAAGATGGTATATTCATTTATTGCAATTTTGTTAATTTTGGAAATTTCACCTGTTTCTACCCAAACATTAGCAACTGGAGATCAGAAGGAATATTTCAGTATTCAAGTGGGTTCTTTTTCTGAAGCAGAAAAGGGAAAAGCAATAAAGATAGCAGATATCCTTAAGGATAAAGGTATAAGCCAGGTACGTGTAGAGAAAATATCTAATGTTTATACTGTAAGGGCAGGGTTATACAGAGAAATAAAAGAGGCGGATAAAGTCCTTGGAGAGATAAAACCATTATATCCGCAAGCCCTTATAAAAAGTGTTTATTACATACCCGAAAGGATTGTTTATTCTCATCTCTCAGAGATAGTAAAAACTGAAGCACAAACAAAAATAAGTAAAGAACAGAAATCTGCAGTAAAGGAAGATATCAAGGAAATTTCTGAAAGACAGGATATGTTCCAGGTAAATTTTGATAGAACTATTTCTTATTCAATTCCTGTATTTGAAGATGAGAAGATTTTCGTTACCCCTGTTAATACATATTCGTTATGGTTTGAACTTCCAGATGGCTTACAATTTACAAGTCCTTTCTATCTTTCTTTATACTATTCTTATTCAGAAACATTAATTCCCGGAGAAGGTGCAATAACTGTATTTCTTAATGATATTCCTGTAGCAAGTAGACGTTTTCCCTCAGAAACAAAACAGCCACTGCCAGTTTTATGGAAGGTTGATCTGCCAGTAAAGTTTTTAAAAACAGGGTTTAACGAAGTTAAACTTGTCTCCAGGCATCGTTCAAGCAGAGAATTGTGTGCGGACTCAGAAAACAGCGCAAACTGGTTCAGATGGGAGCCAGAGTCCTGTATGGTTATAACACGCCTGCCTGTAACAAAACTCCCTCTTTCTCTATATCCATTCCCTTATCTTGATAAAATGTTAAAGAGTCCTGTAAATGCTGAATGGATAGTAAAAGAAAATTTTAGTAAAGAGGACCTATCATTACTTCTGGAACTGGCAAGTTACTGGGGATATAAAAATCCATCAATACCCTTAAATATAAAAGTTCAAAAGGGGTTAAAAGATAGGGTAGAAGGTAATCAAATATATTTTGCAGGTGTAGAATTAACATCGGGTTCTACTGGTATAGGTAAAGGATTTATCAAAAACATTTTAATTAACTATGATAATAGAAATTTTGCCCGACTTTATATCTCAGGGGATAACAGTTCCGGATTCAATAAAGCAGTTAAATCCCTTATGACAGGTATGCCTTCAACATCAAATTTTGAATATATGGAAGTATCATTAGTACCTGATTTTAAGTTTGATGAGCCCAAAGACACATATAGTAGAGTATATTTTTATGAAATTGGGATTTCTGATATTGTGCTTTCTGGTGCTTTTCATCAAAGGGCACAGTTCATTGTTAATCGTCCGGTCTTATCTTCTCTCGGAAAAGAGTCCTATTTATATCTTCGTTTTCGCCACTCTGATGCATTAAGACCTGAAAGGTCTATATTATCTGTATCAATTAATGGCATATTTGCTGGCAGTGTTAAACTTACAGAGAAAAACAGAGATAATGGTACATTACTTATAAGAATTCCTCTAAACCAACTTACCAGAAATGCATGGCTTGTAAAGATTGATGTTTATCATGATATAGGAAGTGCGGACTGCGGGAAGAAATATGAAGAGATAGCATGGACAGTAATAGATGATACATCTTATCTGCAGTTAAAACCTGGAAGGGTTAAAGGGTACCCCTATCTGGAATATTTTCCATATCTTAAAAAGTCCCTGTCAATATCACCACAAATAGTAAATATCTGGCTTCCTTCAAATCCTTCAGAAGGGCAGTTAAGCACTGCTGCAACTATAGCAGCGAGGGCAGGACAGATAAATAGAGCACCTATAAAATGGAATGTGTATATGGGAGATAGTCCTGCAACTGAAAATTTTAGTAAGGAGAGTATTATCTTAATAAGTAACCCGGTAGATGTTGAAAAACTGCCTGAAAAAGTAAAACAGAGTATGCACATTTTACCTTTGCCTAACCATTATGAGTTAAAGAATAAGACATTACCGCTTAATTATTCTCCCATAGAAAATAAAGTAATAGTTCAGGCGAGTATTTCTCCTTTTGATGAAAAAGGTGTTTTGTACAGTATATTAGGAAATGAAGCGTCTTTATATTTGTTTAATCAAGTGTTGACAAATAAAAAAATGCTGGATAGATTTTCAGGAGGTATAGTTTTTATAACTTCCTTAAATAAAATACATTCATTCCCAATTGTAGATGAATGGACGTTAAGAAAGGAAATAGAAGAAGAAAACAGTCGTTACACAATTCCCATGCTCCTTATAACCATTGTTGTTATACTCCTGATTATTCTGCTGATATATACTACTATCCGCCTGCTTATAAAACCTAAAAACAAGAATAAGAAACAACCGGAGGAAAGGGAACAACAGGTATAA
- a CDS encoding M28 family peptidase, translating into MNKKLLYLPAIFFLFFQSLLYPEGLEEYIKFFSSLSSRIPGSEGHRQSADFIEKKFKEAGLQKVKRETFKTSVPVEKYAYITVDNKKIDIHCLWPNLVRTSTVPPEGIKGKLIYGGNGDIRNLTGKDIEGNIIVLDFDSGTKWQTLAMLGAKAFIFTETGDITRIQAEKKFVGIPVDIPRFYAGKNSQAIIELSKKEKEVCLFARMDWENVSDCNIYGYIEGRDKKLKEDIIILQAYYDSISVVPSLANGASSASGIATLLDILDYFSANPPARTIVFLATSSHFQTMNGIDNFVQRHLRQEPLFRKKIPKEDIINVKLFIGFDLSDGSDSLGIWHNSYDFYSQRVFAPYGRKFMEYADRISRNLGYNPERALVNGISPERGIIWQTFLPEKIRTDGGLVLSSGNPALSFVTVNDGRWRIDTPADTYERLNINNIMRQARFLKEILRIAINDPEFFPEIEFGTIKDNLYTLNAKIVTFDPTKSFVPSEPVVGAVVIPRIHYKVSFEKTSMGVRNIPVGITDENGKVVFSCLGPGDTLTLSAFYMDSNTGEIILSPDLGVGGAGQYPVLLTMDYKEKDWMIVLFESKPISLTDLIDPQYLVQLDKIEVLDMANSVPSEYGYFLQYPEYVPFKWSSYSEPLGCVFARAHMKVKILGQAGPLGKRLLLLNSETGNKERAEGLGFEVDKTSFIYNTPYQAAKDMIILDTYRRENFEKFGIKNERLAELQKESRRLLSLAEEAKNKKEWYEFLKYSRQSQALESRAYPDVKNTANDVVKGVIFYFLLLLPFAFFGERLLFNFIKLEKRIAGTFGIFIVIYWIMRMVHPAFKLTNAPEVILLSFIVLALSLIVLSLVASKFEEQMKQLKMETAKVYETDVGRITATATAFSLGVANMKRRPIRTMLTAITLVLLTFTVLSFTSIKSYMKYNQIVKPYRPVYNGILLRDRSWSPLMDLALDYTEDEFSDKGIIAPRAWFVLDELGNRSAIEIKYMENTTTLSGLLGLSPNEVLPVKTSIEKGEWFNDIYERSVLLSKKAVRDLRLTDSDIGKARIWIYGKDFVFKGIFDEKVLNDIKDLDDERITPADFSVLPERELSKIKMEKTAKVFTSQAKLESFIHMEAENIAILPFGTLMNTKGTLHSIAVKFNNNVDGKESVESFISKLAVILFAGLGEKTYVYSSMGLTSFSGISNLIIPILIAALIVLNTMLGSVYERIREIGTYSAVGLAPVHISSLFLAESMVYAVMGSVAGYLLGQVVVKILMVTGLLKGLVLNYSSLSAVFATIIIFITVMLSTLYPARKAAQMAVPDVTRKWILPEPKGDNWEFEFPFTVAEVEVLGLATFLTDYFNSYQDVSLGNFYTNGAILNYEKLPTGKNKYIIETNIWLAPFDLGVSQHLAVIMEPMGQYEFFTINMMMKRTSGESTDWKRLNRRFLDGIRKQFLIWRTVSGDVKRNYTRQGKQLLKLE; encoded by the coding sequence ATGAATAAAAAACTTCTTTATCTACCTGCTATCTTTTTTCTTTTCTTTCAGTCCTTATTATATCCCGAAGGTCTTGAGGAATATATAAAGTTTTTTTCTTCTTTATCTTCCCGTATACCCGGTTCAGAAGGACATAGACAGTCAGCGGATTTTATAGAGAAGAAATTCAAAGAAGCAGGGTTACAAAAGGTAAAAAGAGAGACATTCAAAACATCTGTCCCCGTTGAAAAATACGCATATATTACTGTTGATAATAAAAAGATAGATATCCATTGCCTCTGGCCAAATCTCGTAAGGACATCCACAGTCCCACCGGAAGGCATAAAGGGAAAACTTATATATGGTGGTAATGGAGATATCAGAAATTTAACCGGTAAGGATATAGAGGGCAATATAATTGTCCTTGATTTTGACTCAGGAACAAAATGGCAGACACTTGCTATGTTAGGTGCTAAAGCATTCATTTTTACAGAAACAGGCGATATAACAAGAATTCAGGCAGAAAAGAAATTTGTAGGGATTCCTGTAGATATACCGAGATTCTATGCAGGGAAAAACAGTCAGGCAATCATTGAATTATCAAAGAAGGAAAAAGAGGTCTGCTTATTTGCAAGGATGGACTGGGAAAATGTTTCTGACTGTAACATATATGGTTATATTGAAGGTAGAGATAAAAAACTAAAAGAGGATATTATTATACTACAGGCATATTATGATAGTATTAGTGTTGTGCCTTCTCTCGCAAATGGGGCATCTTCTGCTTCAGGGATAGCAACTCTCCTGGATATTCTGGATTACTTCAGTGCAAATCCACCGGCAAGAACAATCGTTTTTCTTGCAACATCATCACATTTTCAAACAATGAATGGAATAGACAATTTTGTCCAGAGGCATTTGAGGCAGGAACCCTTGTTTAGAAAAAAAATACCCAAAGAAGACATTATAAATGTAAAACTCTTTATAGGGTTTGACCTTTCAGATGGTTCAGACAGTTTAGGAATCTGGCATAACTCCTATGATTTTTATAGTCAGAGAGTATTTGCTCCTTATGGTAGAAAATTTATGGAGTATGCAGACAGGATTAGCAGGAATCTCGGGTATAATCCAGAGAGAGCACTGGTAAACGGAATAAGCCCTGAAAGAGGAATTATATGGCAGACATTCCTTCCTGAAAAGATACGGACAGATGGAGGACTTGTATTATCTTCAGGTAATCCAGCACTTTCTTTTGTTACTGTTAATGATGGTAGATGGAGAATTGATACACCTGCGGATACTTATGAAAGACTTAATATCAACAATATAATGAGGCAGGCAAGATTTCTAAAAGAGATTCTTAGAATTGCCATCAATGACCCAGAATTCTTCCCTGAGATTGAGTTTGGAACAATAAAAGACAACCTGTATACCCTGAATGCAAAAATAGTAACTTTTGACCCTACCAAAAGTTTTGTACCGAGTGAACCAGTAGTTGGAGCAGTAGTAATACCGAGAATCCATTATAAAGTATCTTTTGAAAAAACGTCCATGGGGGTAAGAAATATCCCTGTAGGAATTACAGATGAAAATGGTAAGGTAGTATTTTCTTGTCTTGGTCCAGGAGATACATTAACATTATCTGCTTTTTATATGGATTCAAATACAGGCGAGATTATTCTTTCTCCTGACCTCGGCGTGGGAGGAGCAGGACAATATCCGGTTTTACTTACAATGGATTATAAAGAAAAGGACTGGATGATAGTTCTCTTTGAATCAAAACCTATCTCCCTTACAGACCTTATAGACCCGCAATACCTTGTTCAACTGGATAAGATAGAAGTGCTTGATATGGCAAATAGTGTTCCGAGCGAATATGGATATTTTCTGCAATATCCTGAGTATGTACCTTTTAAGTGGAGTTCTTATTCTGAACCATTAGGATGTGTTTTTGCAAGAGCACATATGAAGGTTAAAATACTTGGACAGGCAGGTCCTCTCGGGAAGAGATTACTACTTTTGAATTCAGAAACAGGAAACAAAGAAAGGGCTGAAGGGCTTGGATTTGAGGTAGACAAGACATCTTTCATCTATAACACTCCTTATCAGGCAGCAAAAGATATGATTATCCTTGATACATACAGGAGAGAAAATTTTGAAAAGTTCGGTATAAAGAATGAACGTCTCGCAGAACTACAGAAAGAATCCAGAAGGCTGTTATCACTTGCAGAAGAAGCAAAAAATAAAAAAGAATGGTATGAATTTTTAAAGTATTCAAGACAATCACAGGCATTAGAATCACGTGCCTATCCTGATGTTAAAAATACTGCTAACGATGTTGTAAAAGGGGTTATATTCTACTTTTTACTACTTCTTCCTTTTGCATTCTTTGGAGAACGTCTTTTATTCAATTTTATAAAACTTGAAAAAAGGATTGCAGGGACATTCGGTATTTTTATCGTTATATACTGGATTATGCGGATGGTACACCCTGCTTTCAAACTGACAAATGCTCCTGAAGTAATCCTGCTTTCATTTATAGTGCTTGCTTTATCGCTTATAGTACTTTCATTAGTTGCTTCAAAATTTGAAGAACAGATGAAACAGTTAAAGATGGAGACAGCAAAGGTGTACGAAACAGATGTTGGCAGGATTACAGCAACAGCTACGGCATTTTCTCTGGGTGTTGCGAATATGAAAAGGAGACCTATAAGAACAATGCTCACTGCTATAACATTAGTCCTTCTAACATTTACAGTACTTTCATTTACCTCCATAAAGTCATATATGAAATATAACCAGATAGTAAAGCCATACAGGCCTGTATATAATGGAATTTTACTCAGAGACCGTTCCTGGTCTCCTCTTATGGATTTAGCACTGGACTATACAGAAGATGAATTTTCAGATAAAGGTATTATTGCACCGAGGGCATGGTTTGTTCTTGATGAATTGGGTAACAGGAGTGCCATTGAAATAAAATATATGGAAAATACTACTACTCTGTCAGGGCTTCTCGGACTTTCTCCGAATGAGGTTCTTCCTGTTAAAACATCCATAGAAAAAGGAGAATGGTTCAATGATATTTATGAAAGGTCTGTTTTATTATCAAAAAAGGCAGTGAGAGACCTACGACTTACGGATTCAGATATAGGGAAAGCAAGGATATGGATATATGGGAAGGACTTTGTTTTTAAAGGGATATTTGATGAAAAGGTTTTAAATGATATAAAGGACCTTGATGATGAACGGATTACTCCCGCTGATTTTTCAGTCCTACCAGAAAGAGAACTGTCGAAGATAAAAATGGAAAAGACAGCAAAGGTATTTACATCTCAAGCAAAATTAGAATCGTTCATCCACATGGAAGCAGAAAATATCGCAATACTTCCTTTTGGTACACTTATGAATACGAAAGGGACACTCCATTCTATCGCGGTAAAGTTTAATAATAATGTAGATGGCAAAGAATCTGTGGAAAGTTTTATATCAAAACTCGCTGTTATACTTTTTGCTGGACTTGGAGAAAAAACATATGTATATAGCAGTATGGGACTTACATCTTTTTCCGGTATAAGCAATCTGATTATTCCCATACTTATTGCTGCCCTTATAGTCCTTAATACTATGCTCGGTTCGGTGTATGAAAGAATTAGAGAAATCGGCACTTATAGTGCAGTAGGACTTGCTCCTGTACATATCTCTTCTCTTTTCCTTGCAGAATCCATGGTATATGCTGTAATGGGTTCTGTTGCCGGGTATCTCTTAGGACAGGTGGTTGTTAAAATCCTTATGGTAACAGGGTTGTTGAAAGGACTGGTGCTGAACTATTCTTCTCTGTCGGCTGTTTTTGCCACTATCATTATATTTATTACCGTAATGCTCTCAACCCTTTATCCTGCTAGAAAAGCAGCACAGATGGCTGTGCCTGATGTTACGAGGAAATGGATATTACCTGAACCAAAGGGTGATAACTGGGAATTTGAGTTCCCATTTACAGTTGCAGAGGTTGAAGTTCTCGGATTAGCAACATTTCTTACTGATTACTTCAACTCTTATCAGGATGTTTCTTTAGGTAATTTCTATACAAATGGTGCCATACTTAATTATGAAAAACTACCAACAGGTAAAAATAAATATATTATAGAAACGAATATATGGCTGGCTCCCTTTGACTTAGGAGTAAGTCAGCATCTTGCAGTGATAATGGAACCTATGGGACAATATGAATTTTTCACTATAAATATGATGATGAAGAGAACAAGTGGAGAGTCAACTGACTGGAAACGTCTTAACAGAAGATTCCTTGATGGTATAAGAAAACAGTTCCTTATCTGGAGAACAGTAAGTGGCGATGTTAAAAGGAACTATACAAGACAGGGGAAGCAACTTTTAAAACTTGAATAA
- a CDS encoding glycine--tRNA ligase subunit alpha — MTFQDVWRGLEGYWIKKGCLLWHPYNVEVGAGTLNPATFFGILGDKEWNVVYLEPSARPADGRYGDNPVRLYLHHQIQVIMKPPPPRIQEIYLESLETIGIATAEHDIRFIEDNWEAPTLGAWGVGWEVWLDGLEITQFTYMQQAGGFDLSPTSVEITYGLDRIVNFIQKKKNVYELYWNRNVLYGEMHRDREKDYSTYSFDKADISLFFEMFDRFEKEADKLLKEEILYPAYDYVLKLSHIFNILDARKAISVSERVRYIGRVRKLARFCAELYLKRKSKV; from the coding sequence ATAACATTTCAGGATGTATGGAGAGGTCTTGAAGGATACTGGATAAAGAAAGGTTGTCTGCTCTGGCATCCTTATAATGTTGAAGTTGGTGCAGGTACACTTAACCCTGCCACTTTCTTTGGTATCCTTGGAGATAAAGAATGGAATGTTGTATATCTTGAGCCATCAGCAAGACCTGCTGATGGAAGGTATGGAGATAACCCTGTTCGTCTCTATCTCCACCATCAAATTCAGGTAATAATGAAACCACCGCCTCCGAGAATACAGGAGATATATCTTGAGAGTTTAGAAACAATAGGGATAGCCACAGCAGAACATGACATAAGATTTATTGAGGATAACTGGGAAGCACCTACACTTGGTGCATGGGGGGTTGGCTGGGAGGTCTGGCTGGATGGCCTGGAAATTACACAATTTACATATATGCAGCAAGCAGGGGGTTTTGACCTTTCTCCTACTTCTGTTGAAATAACCTATGGGCTGGACCGTATTGTAAATTTTATCCAGAAGAAGAAAAATGTATATGAATTGTACTGGAACAGGAATGTTCTATATGGCGAGATGCACAGAGATAGAGAAAAGGACTATTCTACTTACAGTTTTGACAAGGCAGATATATCCTTGTTTTTTGAGATGTTTGATAGATTTGAAAAAGAAGCTGATAAACTATTAAAAGAAGAGATACTGTACCCTGCTTATGACTATGTACTTAAACTATCCCATATATTTAACATACTTGATGCAAGGAAAGCAATAAGTGTAAGTGAACGAGTAAGATATATTGGCAGGGTAAGAAAATTAGCAAGGTTCTGTGCAGAACTTTACTTAAAACGGAAAAGTAAAGTATAA